In a single window of the Halobacteriovorax sp. DA5 genome:
- a CDS encoding dihydrofolate reductase: MILSLIVGIGKNREIGKGNDLLWHISEDLKNFKKITSGKPIIMGRKTYDSIGRPLPKRRNIVVSRDPSLTIEGCEVFSNPLEVLDNLKAAGVEEAVVIGGSFIYEYYLPMVDRIYLTEVDFEGEADVFFPEFDRSEFSVSEEVFFEKTENSPAWKFSVLNRL; the protein is encoded by the coding sequence TTGATCCTTTCGTTAATTGTTGGAATAGGGAAGAATCGTGAAATAGGCAAGGGCAATGATCTGCTTTGGCATATTAGCGAGGACCTGAAAAATTTTAAAAAAATAACAAGTGGCAAGCCGATTATTATGGGAAGAAAAACCTATGATTCAATCGGCAGGCCTCTGCCAAAGAGACGCAATATTGTCGTCTCTCGTGATCCTTCTTTAACGATAGAAGGTTGCGAAGTTTTTTCTAATCCACTAGAAGTCTTAGATAATTTAAAAGCTGCAGGAGTAGAAGAGGCCGTGGTTATTGGTGGCTCATTCATTTACGAATATTACCTACCAATGGTTGATAGAATCTATTTAACTGAAGTTGATTTTGAAGGAGAGGCCGATGTGTTCTTTCCTGAGTTTGACCGAAGTGAATTTAGTGTAAGTGAAGAGGTATTCTTTGAAAAAACAGAGAATTCCCCAGCTTGGAAATTCTCTGTTTTAAATCGATTGTAA
- the lysS gene encoding lysine--tRNA ligase → MTEKLNLVHWADMTADRIIRQHGDKNDYVVASGITPSGVVHFGNFREVITTDLVARGLRARGKNVRFIFSWDDYDTFRKIPANLPKQDELAQYLFQPIVDTPDPFGEHESYAAHHEHNFEEQLKKVGVEVEPIYQAKKYRAGDYKDQIKLALNKRFEIRDILNQHRKEPYGDDYYPVSVYCEKYKTDKTTILSWDGESKLRYKHNEHDYEGEIDINTTSLVKLPWRVDWPMRWAFEKVDFEPGGKDHSSQGGSFTTAKDIVKIFDWEAPIYLQYDFVSIKGLGGKMSSSKGNLVTVNDILKVYEPEMVRWIFASYKTNVDFAISFDLDVLKTYEDFDRQERLAYGLEPGNEKKVAMAKRVIELSQIGEHPTECPFQPSFRHLCNVLQINDGNIEAARAYYADQIKTERDERRFRERSTCALHWLQENAPEEFKFAINKEAVEMELESNVRSYLDKLVSLCESEWDSIADDKEFNDKMYEIMHELELKPADIFAPIYQKLISREKGPKLAGFIRTIGKERVIKLLK, encoded by the coding sequence ATGACAGAAAAACTGAATCTAGTTCACTGGGCCGACATGACGGCAGACCGCATCATTCGTCAACACGGCGACAAAAACGACTATGTAGTCGCAAGTGGGATCACACCATCTGGTGTTGTTCACTTTGGTAACTTTAGAGAAGTAATCACAACTGACCTTGTTGCTCGAGGCCTTCGTGCTCGCGGCAAGAATGTTCGCTTTATTTTCTCATGGGATGATTACGATACATTTAGAAAGATCCCAGCAAATCTACCAAAACAAGACGAATTAGCTCAGTACTTATTCCAACCAATCGTTGATACTCCAGACCCATTTGGAGAGCACGAAAGTTATGCCGCTCACCACGAGCATAATTTCGAAGAGCAACTTAAGAAAGTTGGAGTTGAAGTAGAACCAATCTATCAAGCAAAGAAATACCGCGCTGGTGATTATAAAGACCAAATCAAACTTGCACTTAATAAGAGGTTTGAAATTCGTGATATTTTAAACCAACACAGAAAAGAGCCGTATGGTGATGATTACTATCCAGTATCTGTCTACTGTGAAAAATATAAAACAGATAAGACGACAATCCTTTCATGGGATGGCGAAAGTAAGTTGCGTTATAAGCACAATGAGCACGACTATGAAGGTGAAATCGATATCAACACAACAAGTCTAGTGAAACTACCATGGCGTGTTGACTGGCCAATGAGATGGGCATTTGAAAAAGTTGACTTTGAACCAGGTGGTAAGGACCACTCTTCTCAAGGTGGATCTTTCACAACGGCCAAAGACATTGTAAAAATCTTTGATTGGGAAGCACCAATTTACCTTCAATACGATTTCGTATCGATTAAAGGTCTTGGTGGAAAAATGAGTTCATCAAAAGGTAACCTTGTTACAGTTAATGATATTCTAAAAGTATATGAGCCAGAAATGGTTCGTTGGATTTTTGCTTCTTATAAGACCAATGTAGATTTTGCGATCTCATTTGATTTAGATGTACTAAAGACTTATGAGGACTTTGATCGTCAAGAGCGTCTAGCTTATGGGCTTGAGCCAGGAAATGAGAAGAAAGTTGCAATGGCAAAGAGAGTTATTGAACTTTCTCAAATTGGAGAGCATCCAACTGAGTGCCCATTCCAACCATCTTTTAGACACCTTTGTAACGTTCTTCAAATTAATGATGGAAATATTGAAGCTGCACGTGCCTACTATGCTGATCAAATCAAAACTGAAAGAGACGAGAGACGCTTTAGAGAAAGAAGTACTTGTGCTCTTCATTGGCTACAAGAGAATGCTCCAGAAGAATTTAAATTTGCTATCAATAAAGAAGCAGTTGAAATGGAGCTAGAAAGTAATGTTCGTTCATACTTAGATAAACTTGTTTCACTATGTGAATCTGAATGGGATTCTATTGCAGACGATAAAGAATTCAATGATAAAATGTATGAGATTATGCACGAGCTAGAACTTAAGCCAGCAGATATCTTTGCACCGATCTATCAAAAACTAATTTCACGTGAAAAAGGCCCTAAGCTTGCTGGTTTCATCCGTACAATCGGGAAAGAGCGTGTAATTAAACTTCTTAAGTAA
- a CDS encoding sodium:alanine symporter family protein — protein MIKIAMSRTLMGIIFSIITLSTYAQDYAQSELDLQDKVNNIFGVINGKYYPFLFWNIPIIDMPLILFVMVFGGVFFTLRLGFINIRLFKHAIDVIRGKYDNPEDEGDITHFQALTSALSATVGLGNIAGVALAIGKGGPGVVLWLWIIAFFGMSMKFASSTFGQMFKHKTSNGDMLGGPMVYLTEMFKKTKLIWVGKFLGIFYAIMTIGASFGGGNLFQANQTFKIIADQHPGTSPWIVGIILAFLAGVVLIGGIKKIGTVTSKLVPIMCAFYVFTCLAIILSNYSNIPHMFSMIFREAMTPDAVFGGAFAVMLVGIQRASFSNEAGLGSAAIAHSAAKTSEPVREGVVAMIGPVIDTHIVCTITALTLLVTNAHIEPSVAGKGVEMTAYAFATLGDWAPYCLLMAICVFAYSTVISWSYYGERATLFLFEKWIGFRSVKFYRLCYVFIIILGPVLEIGHVLDFADLMLLSIAFPNIIGMVCFSNLLKAKADDYITRFKSGQMKTYN, from the coding sequence ATGATTAAAATCGCAATGTCTCGCACGTTGATGGGGATTATTTTTTCTATCATCACCCTAAGTACCTACGCCCAAGACTATGCTCAAAGCGAGCTTGATCTACAAGATAAAGTTAATAATATATTTGGTGTCATAAATGGAAAATACTATCCATTTCTTTTTTGGAATATTCCAATTATTGATATGCCATTAATCTTGTTCGTCATGGTCTTTGGTGGTGTATTCTTCACGCTAAGACTTGGATTTATTAATATTCGACTTTTTAAGCACGCCATTGATGTAATTCGTGGAAAGTATGATAACCCTGAGGATGAAGGGGATATTACTCACTTCCAAGCGCTAACATCCGCACTTTCAGCAACTGTTGGTCTTGGTAATATTGCAGGTGTTGCTCTTGCCATTGGTAAAGGTGGTCCAGGAGTTGTGCTTTGGCTATGGATTATTGCCTTTTTTGGGATGTCGATGAAATTTGCTTCTTCTACATTTGGGCAAATGTTTAAGCATAAGACTTCAAATGGAGATATGTTAGGTGGGCCAATGGTTTATTTAACTGAAATGTTTAAGAAAACTAAGCTCATTTGGGTAGGGAAGTTCCTTGGTATCTTTTATGCCATAATGACTATTGGAGCATCATTTGGTGGTGGTAACTTATTTCAAGCAAACCAAACTTTTAAAATTATTGCCGACCAGCACCCTGGTACTTCACCGTGGATCGTAGGGATTATCCTTGCATTCTTAGCAGGTGTTGTTCTTATTGGTGGGATCAAAAAAATCGGAACGGTTACTTCAAAGCTAGTTCCAATAATGTGCGCATTCTATGTTTTTACTTGTCTCGCAATTATTCTTTCAAATTATAGTAATATTCCTCATATGTTTTCGATGATCTTTAGAGAGGCAATGACACCTGACGCTGTTTTTGGCGGTGCTTTCGCTGTTATGCTTGTAGGGATTCAAAGAGCATCTTTTTCAAATGAGGCGGGGCTTGGATCAGCTGCCATTGCCCACTCTGCGGCCAAAACAAGTGAGCCTGTTAGAGAAGGTGTTGTTGCGATGATTGGGCCAGTTATTGATACTCATATTGTTTGTACAATTACTGCCCTAACTCTTCTTGTTACTAACGCTCACATTGAACCTAGTGTTGCAGGTAAAGGTGTAGAGATGACGGCATATGCTTTTGCGACTCTTGGTGATTGGGCACCTTATTGTCTATTAATGGCCATTTGTGTTTTTGCTTACTCGACAGTTATCTCTTGGTCTTATTATGGTGAGAGAGCAACTTTATTTCTATTTGAGAAATGGATTGGTTTTAGAAGTGTGAAGTTCTATCGTCTTTGTTACGTATTTATTATTATTTTAGGTCCTGTTCTTGAAATTGGTCACGTACTAGACTTTGCAGACTTAATGCTTCTTTCAATCGCATTTCCTAATATTATCGGAATGGTTTGTTTCTCAAATCTTCTTAAAGCGAAAGCGGACGATTATATTACACGTTTTAAGTCTGGTCAGATGAAAACTTATAATTAA
- a CDS encoding thymidylate synthase, whose amino-acid sequence MRQYLDLMKHVLENGQKKEDRTGTGTISVFGYQARYNLEEGFPLVTTKKCHLRSIIHELLWFLKGDTNIAYLKENKVRIWDEWADENGDLGPVYGYQWRHWKTPNGDEVDQVANLVKGLRENPFSRRHILTAWNPADVDNMALPPCHSFIQFYVSPDMKLSCQLYQRSADIFLGVPFNIASYALFTMMLAQVTGLKLGDFVHTMGDAHLYLNHLDQAKLQLTREPHPLPKMWVNPEITSIFEFTYEDFKLEGYEAHPHIAGEVSV is encoded by the coding sequence ATGAGACAATACTTAGATCTTATGAAACACGTGCTTGAAAACGGTCAAAAGAAAGAAGATCGCACAGGTACGGGAACAATTTCAGTTTTTGGTTATCAAGCTCGTTATAATTTAGAAGAAGGATTTCCTTTAGTTACTACTAAGAAATGTCACCTTCGTTCAATCATTCATGAACTTCTTTGGTTTCTAAAAGGTGATACAAATATTGCATATCTTAAAGAAAATAAAGTTCGCATCTGGGATGAATGGGCAGATGAAAACGGTGATCTTGGACCTGTTTATGGATACCAATGGCGTCACTGGAAAACTCCAAATGGAGACGAAGTTGACCAAGTTGCAAATCTTGTAAAAGGTTTACGTGAAAATCCATTTTCTCGTCGTCATATTTTAACTGCATGGAATCCGGCCGATGTTGATAATATGGCACTTCCACCGTGTCACTCATTTATTCAATTCTATGTTTCACCTGATATGAAATTATCTTGTCAGCTTTATCAAAGATCTGCAGATATCTTCTTAGGTGTTCCATTTAATATCGCTTCATACGCATTATTCACAATGATGCTAGCGCAAGTTACAGGTCTTAAGCTTGGTGATTTTGTTCACACAATGGGTGACGCTCACCTTTACTTAAATCACCTGGATCAAGCAAAGCTTCAGCTAACGCGTGAGCCACATCCACTTCCAAAGATGTGGGTAAATCCAGAGATCACATCAATCTTTGAATTTACTTATGAAGACTTCAAGCTTGAAGGCTATGAGGCCCATCCACATATTGCAGGAGAGGTTTCAGTTTGA
- a CDS encoding nucleoside triphosphate pyrophosphatase: MQLILGSSSQFRQAQLKQLGLEFTCISPNIDEEAIKTQGLTPLEVSRELSLQKAQEVLKTNPESIIIGGDQVLNFNGEIFNKPETPENAFNHLKRLQGSTHELITSIAVISKEKQVIETVVSKMKMKPLTDEQIKRYIEIDEPLWSCGAYKLETLGIALFDEVECPDHSSIIGLPLISLSKILEDFGIKVL; this comes from the coding sequence ATGCAGTTAATATTAGGAAGTTCATCACAGTTTCGCCAAGCACAATTAAAACAGCTAGGCCTAGAATTCACATGTATTTCACCAAATATTGATGAAGAGGCCATAAAAACACAAGGCCTTACTCCACTTGAGGTTTCTCGTGAATTATCTCTACAAAAAGCACAAGAGGTTCTCAAAACTAATCCTGAATCAATTATCATCGGTGGAGACCAAGTCCTAAACTTCAATGGAGAGATTTTTAATAAGCCAGAAACACCAGAAAATGCTTTTAATCACTTAAAGCGCCTACAGGGTAGTACGCATGAGCTCATTACAAGCATTGCTGTCATCTCAAAAGAAAAGCAAGTGATTGAGACTGTCGTCTCTAAAATGAAGATGAAACCATTAACAGATGAACAGATCAAGCGCTATATCGAAATTGATGAGCCACTATGGAGCTGTGGTGCTTATAAACTTGAAACACTTGGAATCGCGCTTTTTGATGAAGTCGAATGTCCAGATCACTCTTCAATAATCGGGCTACCACTTATATCACTCTCAAAAATCTTAGAAGATTTCGGTATCAAGGTTCTATAA
- a CDS encoding endonuclease/exonuclease/phosphatase family protein has product MKTTNLLLVTLFIFLGASCATNDRRDDEIHLVHWNIKELDNTKLSKKNDQLTSVKNILEKLDFDAISVNEIQYDLPNGKNLEKLLGQLKEDTSEFAFSFTQANTGNKAKKVNGKYSKDRKNADQVNYGLFPGQYSTGFASKHPIKEEIIVKDLQWKEFNPAADFSKFRDGAGKKLPKEMELFDKSFTHLVVEVADQDVHIILLHTVPSYHFGNRQTPNYERNRDQLRFLEWYVTGATNFNVKLPKKYAHLKPIHKEDRVIIMGDFNTSIYMNNPGSVVLRRLFNHLNPWLKNPGPTNERQTFAANRNPLTLDYIAYRGLKLMDAGIYNPETLVNKGNVFCTPPSQLPKYMVKGLDKRVSCIDDDAIELKKASDHFPIWATFRL; this is encoded by the coding sequence ATGAAAACGACAAATCTTCTTTTAGTTACACTATTTATTTTCTTAGGTGCTTCATGTGCTACCAATGATAGACGAGATGATGAAATTCATCTCGTTCATTGGAATATTAAAGAACTAGACAACACAAAACTTAGTAAAAAAAATGATCAGCTAACAAGTGTTAAGAATATTCTGGAAAAGCTAGACTTTGATGCCATTAGTGTAAATGAGATCCAATACGATCTACCAAATGGAAAAAACCTAGAAAAACTTTTAGGACAATTAAAAGAAGATACGAGTGAATTTGCCTTTAGCTTCACTCAGGCCAACACAGGAAATAAAGCAAAGAAAGTTAATGGCAAGTATTCAAAAGATAGAAAGAATGCCGATCAAGTCAACTACGGCTTATTTCCTGGACAGTACTCAACTGGTTTTGCCTCAAAGCATCCAATAAAAGAGGAAATTATTGTAAAAGATCTTCAGTGGAAAGAGTTTAATCCGGCCGCTGACTTTTCAAAATTTCGTGATGGTGCAGGAAAAAAACTGCCTAAAGAAATGGAACTTTTTGATAAGAGCTTCACTCACCTAGTTGTTGAAGTGGCCGATCAAGATGTACACATCATTCTTCTTCACACTGTTCCAAGTTATCACTTTGGAAACCGCCAAACTCCAAACTATGAAAGAAATCGCGATCAACTGCGATTTCTAGAGTGGTATGTAACGGGAGCAACAAACTTCAATGTAAAACTTCCAAAGAAGTATGCACACTTAAAACCAATTCATAAAGAAGATCGAGTCATCATCATGGGTGATTTCAACACTTCAATCTATATGAATAATCCAGGTTCTGTTGTTCTTAGAAGATTATTTAATCACCTAAATCCTTGGCTTAAAAACCCAGGGCCAACAAATGAGCGCCAAACTTTTGCGGCCAATCGCAATCCACTAACACTTGATTACATCGCATACAGAGGGCTGAAGCTAATGGATGCAGGAATTTATAATCCTGAAACACTTGTGAATAAAGGCAATGTATTTTGCACGCCACCAAGTCAGCTGCCAAAGTATATGGTTAAAGGATTAGATAAGCGTGTAAGTTGTATCGATGACGATGCAATTGAGCTTAAGAAGGCAAGCGACCACTTCCCTATCTGGGCAACGTTTAGACTTTAA
- a CDS encoding exo-beta-N-acetylmuramidase NamZ domain-containing protein: MIKIGLERLRDDASLQNKITGNIALLCHSASVDTNFKVAPIIFKEIFGDRFKKLFGPQHGFVSDVQDNMVETDHYTHPFFGVPVYSLYSETRKPTSEMLEGIDTFVVDLQDVGTRVYTYITTVTYLLEECSKHGIKVVILDRPNPVGLEKIEGNILETEYKSFVGALEIPQRHGLSMGEYALLAKKKLGINVELDIIEVEGLTRAMFWKDTGLAWVNPSPNLPTPEGSLTFCGTVLYEGTNLSEGRGTTRSLEVVGHPAIEAYSFVDSLKETLNEIDNGSFILRPVNFMPTFNKHAGNACGGVHIHVTNEKEFNSWQVSQYLCREFKRALGDKFQWDAKDYEYAFGKLAIDLINGSEFVKDWVERLGSMSELREFEIKNHKEYLEEIESIKIYK; encoded by the coding sequence ATGATAAAAATAGGATTAGAGCGTCTAAGAGATGACGCAAGTTTACAAAATAAAATTACAGGAAATATTGCATTACTTTGTCACAGTGCAAGCGTCGATACAAACTTCAAGGTTGCCCCAATTATTTTCAAGGAAATTTTTGGAGATCGATTCAAAAAATTATTTGGCCCTCAACACGGCTTCGTTAGTGACGTACAAGACAATATGGTTGAGACTGATCACTACACTCACCCATTCTTTGGTGTGCCAGTTTACTCACTTTATAGTGAAACAAGAAAGCCGACTTCTGAGATGCTTGAAGGTATTGATACTTTTGTTGTGGATCTTCAAGACGTTGGAACACGTGTCTACACTTATATTACAACAGTTACATATCTACTTGAAGAATGTTCAAAGCACGGTATTAAGGTCGTTATCCTTGATCGTCCTAATCCTGTGGGACTTGAAAAGATAGAAGGAAATATATTAGAAACTGAGTATAAGTCATTTGTAGGTGCACTAGAAATTCCACAACGCCATGGACTTTCAATGGGAGAATACGCACTCTTGGCCAAAAAGAAGCTAGGTATTAACGTTGAACTTGATATTATCGAAGTTGAAGGGCTAACAAGAGCAATGTTTTGGAAAGACACAGGACTTGCCTGGGTTAATCCATCTCCAAACCTACCAACACCTGAAGGATCACTTACATTTTGCGGAACCGTTCTTTATGAAGGAACAAACTTAAGTGAAGGACGAGGAACAACTCGCTCCCTTGAAGTTGTTGGCCACCCAGCAATAGAGGCCTACTCTTTTGTAGACTCACTTAAAGAGACACTTAATGAAATTGATAACGGAAGCTTTATTTTACGTCCGGTAAACTTCATGCCGACTTTTAATAAACATGCTGGAAATGCATGTGGCGGAGTTCACATTCACGTGACGAATGAAAAAGAATTCAATTCATGGCAAGTTTCTCAATATCTTTGTCGTGAGTTTAAGCGCGCCCTAGGAGACAAATTCCAGTGGGATGCTAAAGACTATGAATATGCGTTTGGCAAGCTGGCCATTGATCTTATTAACGGAAGTGAATTTGTCAAAGACTGGGTAGAGCGTCTAGGTAGCATGAGTGAACTTCGTGAGTTTGAAATTAAAAATCATAAAGAGTACTTAGAAGAAATTGAATCAATAAAAATTTATAAATAA
- a CDS encoding aminopeptidase P N-terminal domain-containing protein, producing the protein MTNNVYSNRRKQLLNMMDDGIAIIASAKYAHKSNDTEFPFRQNSNFRYLTGLTEADSALILSKKNGVEKQIIFVRPKDEIAEMWAGKRLGPHKASELLGTDEGHSIEDLDKKLEELLPGHKSLYVHLSERTDIADKARKIAASLFSKKRAQQELPPETFKNVGHLIEKMRFIKDETEIAQMREAMIVTDRAHRAAMALANPGVSEQEVNALMTYLFMKGPTQGSAYDNIIAGGNNANCLHYIKNDEILNAGDLLLIDAGSELNGYATDITRTFPVSGKYTGIQKEVYNIVLESQLAAIELSKPGNNATILHNKVSEILTQGLIDLKVLEGSVSSNIEQSNHRKFFPHGTGHWLGLDVHDQNPYLVDGTSDPMPFTKGCIFTIEPGLYFSNEFTNIPEELKGIGIRIEDNILITDNGHENLSHMIPKTVEEVEEACAKDVKDFLL; encoded by the coding sequence ATGACAAATAATGTCTATAGTAATCGTCGTAAACAACTTCTAAATATGATGGATGATGGAATTGCCATTATCGCTTCAGCTAAATATGCACATAAAAGTAATGATACGGAATTTCCATTTCGCCAAAACTCAAACTTTCGTTATCTAACTGGATTAACGGAAGCAGATAGTGCACTAATTCTTTCTAAAAAGAATGGTGTTGAAAAACAAATTATCTTCGTTCGTCCAAAAGATGAAATTGCTGAGATGTGGGCCGGAAAAAGACTTGGGCCACATAAAGCAAGTGAACTTTTAGGAACAGATGAAGGTCACTCAATTGAAGATCTTGATAAGAAATTAGAAGAACTTCTTCCTGGACACAAAAGCCTATACGTTCACCTAAGTGAGCGCACAGATATCGCTGACAAAGCTAGAAAAATTGCGGCCTCTTTATTTAGCAAAAAAAGAGCACAACAAGAATTGCCACCAGAGACATTTAAGAATGTTGGGCATTTAATTGAGAAAATGAGATTCATCAAAGATGAAACTGAAATCGCACAAATGAGAGAGGCCATGATTGTTACAGATCGCGCCCATCGTGCGGCAATGGCCCTTGCAAACCCAGGTGTTTCAGAGCAGGAAGTAAACGCCCTGATGACTTACCTTTTCATGAAAGGACCAACTCAAGGAAGTGCTTACGATAATATTATTGCAGGTGGAAATAATGCTAACTGCCTTCACTATATTAAAAACGATGAAATTCTAAATGCAGGAGATCTGCTTTTAATTGATGCTGGTAGTGAGTTAAATGGTTATGCGACAGATATCACTAGAACTTTCCCTGTAAGTGGAAAGTATACTGGAATTCAAAAAGAAGTTTATAATATTGTTTTAGAATCACAATTAGCGGCCATTGAATTATCAAAGCCAGGCAACAACGCTACAATTCTTCATAACAAAGTTAGTGAGATTCTAACTCAAGGACTAATTGATCTTAAGGTTCTTGAAGGAAGTGTTAGCTCAAATATTGAACAATCGAATCACAGAAAGTTCTTCCCACACGGAACAGGACACTGGTTAGGTCTCGATGTTCACGATCAAAACCCATACCTAGTTGATGGAACAAGTGATCCGATGCCATTTACTAAAGGCTGTATCTTCACTATTGAGCCAGGACTTTACTTCTCAAATGAATTCACAAATATTCCAGAAGAACTAAAAGGAATTGGAATTAGAATTGAAGACAATATTCTAATTACAGATAATGGACATGAGAACCTATCTCACATGATCCCTAAAACTGTTGAAGAAGTTGAAGAAGCTTGTGCAAAAGATGTAAAGGACTTCCTACTGTAA
- a CDS encoding YiiX/YebB-like N1pC/P60 family cysteine hydrolase, whose amino-acid sequence MMRKSAIVALMATSLFVSSCTKDYADINRKISSVSLYGPEVETYYDHEELENYQNRIEEILVWRHNAIDFIIDIQEQKVLKSSQITTMHEEGTETYKRFRDSVWPKIDETKWIVDRYNEVIITTDRPSEILKKKKKVRTNHNQKRDAHENYRWQKYKEITINPTDELGKALIYDMKMSIATALVMYDNYMIVLSQIQEMKKIRHLINYDNAELKNQLAKITFSYNKYDNYNRVERGLEQYQNLLKFYAENNIATDRANYYLDSLIQSSISFDKLNKEFKKGILGRKISMIWRYIGDYFKESKNNATHVISKGFGNTAGLVQTRRGKLYDPSPEKIQELEAQLQPLDVLLEKTPFRLTDKFIPGHWGHVAIWTGNKAQLQELGIWDHPEVVPFHDEIENKGKRIIEALRPGVQYNTLHHFMDIDDLAAVRYQRELTREQKQDYLINAFKQVGKVYDFNFDVETDERIVCSELAYVTFDDMEWPVAKAAGRYTISPDNVGEKVGDDKSFTTVLLIHDGKEVAKDLNGNFAQLMKDSTLIK is encoded by the coding sequence ATGATGAGAAAGAGTGCAATAGTTGCTCTTATGGCAACCAGCTTATTCGTTTCGAGTTGTACGAAAGACTATGCAGACATAAATAGAAAAATATCATCAGTAAGTCTCTACGGCCCAGAGGTCGAAACCTATTATGATCATGAAGAATTAGAAAATTATCAAAATAGAATCGAAGAAATTCTAGTCTGGCGCCACAACGCTATTGATTTCATTATCGACATACAAGAACAGAAAGTCTTAAAGAGTAGTCAAATCACTACAATGCACGAAGAAGGAACTGAAACCTACAAACGATTTAGAGATTCGGTATGGCCAAAAATTGATGAAACCAAATGGATTGTTGATCGCTATAACGAAGTAATTATCACAACAGATCGTCCATCAGAAATTTTAAAGAAGAAAAAGAAAGTAAGAACGAATCATAATCAAAAAAGAGATGCCCACGAAAATTATCGTTGGCAGAAATACAAAGAGATTACAATTAACCCAACTGATGAATTAGGTAAGGCCCTTATCTATGACATGAAGATGTCTATCGCTACAGCTCTTGTTATGTACGATAATTACATGATTGTACTTTCACAAATACAAGAGATGAAAAAGATTCGCCACCTCATTAACTACGATAATGCTGAATTAAAAAATCAACTAGCAAAGATTACATTTAGCTACAACAAATATGACAATTACAATCGCGTTGAACGAGGCTTAGAACAATACCAAAACCTTCTAAAGTTCTATGCTGAAAATAATATTGCAACAGACCGTGCTAATTACTACCTAGATTCTCTCATTCAATCATCTATTAGTTTTGATAAATTAAATAAGGAATTTAAAAAAGGAATTCTTGGCAGAAAGATTTCGATGATCTGGCGCTATATTGGCGACTACTTTAAAGAGAGTAAAAATAATGCCACCCATGTTATTTCAAAAGGTTTTGGAAACACTGCAGGCCTTGTTCAAACAAGACGTGGAAAGCTTTATGATCCATCTCCAGAAAAAATTCAGGAGCTTGAGGCACAACTACAACCTCTTGATGTTTTACTAGAAAAGACACCATTTAGACTTACAGATAAATTCATTCCTGGTCACTGGGGACACGTTGCCATTTGGACTGGAAATAAGGCCCAGCTTCAAGAATTAGGAATATGGGATCATCCTGAGGTCGTCCCTTTCCACGATGAGATCGAAAATAAAGGAAAGCGAATTATTGAAGCACTTAGACCAGGTGTTCAGTACAATACTCTTCATCACTTTATGGACATTGATGACCTAGCTGCTGTTCGCTACCAAAGAGAGTTAACTCGTGAGCAAAAACAGGATTACTTAATCAATGCTTTCAAACAAGTTGGTAAGGTCTATGACTTTAACTTTGATGTTGAGACTGATGAGAGAATTGTTTGTTCAGAACTTGCTTACGTCACTTTTGATGATATGGAGTGGCCTGTGGCCAAGGCCGCTGGGCGCTATACAATCTCACCTGATAACGTTGGTGAAAAAGTTGGAGATGATAAATCATTTACAACAGTTTTACTGATTCACGACGGAAAAGAAGTAGCAAAGGATCTCAATGGAAACTTTGCTCAACTTATGAAAGATAGTACTTTAATTAAATAG